A single window of Syngnathus acus chromosome 23, fSynAcu1.2, whole genome shotgun sequence DNA harbors:
- the LOC119116931 gene encoding SLIT-ROBO Rho GTPase-activating protein 1-like, which produces MSNANKSKKDKEILADYESQVKDVRAQLVEQQRCLEQQTEMRVQLLQDLQDFFRKKAEIETEYSRNLEKLAERFMAKTRSTKDHQQYKKDQNLLSPVNCWYLLLNQVRRESKDHATLGDLYLNNVITRLTHISEDSARLLKRSKEIIFQLQEDLMKLLNELYTVMKSYHMYHVETINAESKLREAERQEGRVKGVTGGAAEPVFGLRMEERHQRRNAARKMEKMREKRKAKYSENKVKTLKARNEYLLTLEATNAAVFKYYIHDLPDIIDCCDLGYHSSLSRALRTYLSAELSLEASRRAGLEVLEGAVEGLDPARDRQRLLGLYPSAFCPPPRFSFQAHMGDTVSQIASQPQVQAELTLRLTQLQTRLASLQIENEEVKKTWGATLSALQDMTVLDDYDVSQSFTHSPSSESVKSSVSDGYLNKPSLAKRRANQQETELFYFTKFREYLEGSNLVSKLQAKHDVLKKAIAEGYRAELLTTSRGRKNSHSKHQDSSKAIPLLVESCVRYINLHGLQHQGIFRVSGSQVEVNDIKNSFERGDDPLIDEESNRDINSVAGVLKLYFRGLENPLFPSDRFNDLIACVRMENLYERAQCIQKILVGVPRATLVVMRYLFAFLNHLSKYSDENMMDAGNLAIVFGPTLLPTPDSLDQVACQAHVNEVIKTVILHHDNIFPDAKELPGPLYETCMTGEQYCESPFSEPGALEETEPDAGTETQTSDEEGEAVEAVARFDYVGRSGRELSFQKGATLLLYQRASHDWWEGRHNGKRGLVPHQYVAVKDRGDATSDAMSQKADSDGGSSSSTTEDKRSIRDLRSPTDVRVPESYHSHRRKRTEGLFRRPLGRSADCHGNGAVMERGSPPVTGHFSPRDLLLGRGQGPTPPPPPDSPERRRRSAGVTVARRDSLRRPEDTPVRRASGSLHGSSLHGGSLHSGSLHGFDSHRTRAADSGTLAQDIEETVSVVLGDYRLLERQARRPAPDVVLDTLEQVKNGPPGPCSSESPSPHSTPSTPGTPGTPGTPGTPSPLGPLSPVSPLPGPPPRPADPSPEAFKAVSAGARTGVPPRPPALRPKPAVLPKSSTPPLPPPPPADKSCTM; this is translated from the exons ATGTGCGGGCCCAGCTGGTGGAGCAGCAGCGCTGTCTGGAGCAGCAGACGGAGATGCGCGTGCAGCTCCTCCAGGACCTGCAGGACTTCTTCCGCAAGAAGGCCGAGATCGAGACCGAGTACTCGCGCAACCTGGAGAAGCTGGCCGAGAGGTTCATGGCCAAGACGCGCAGCACCAAAGACCACCAGCAGTACAA GAAAGACCAGAACCTTCTGTCGCCTGTCAACTGCTGGTACCTGCTGCTCAACCAG GTGAGGAGGGAGAGCAAGGACCACGCCACGCTTGGCGACCTCTACTTGAACAACGTCATCACTCGCCTCACGCACATCAGCGAGGACTCGGCCCGCCTCCTCAAAAGG AGCAAGGAGATCATCTTCCAGCTTCAGGAGGATCTCATGAAGCTTCTCAACGAGCTCTACACC GTGATGAAGAGCTACCACATGTACCACGTGGAGACCATCAACGCCGAGAGCAAGCTGCGCGAGGCCGAGCGGCAGGAGGGGCGAGTCAAGGGCGTAACGGGCGGCGCGGCCGAGCCCGTGTTCGGCTTGCGCATGGAGGAACGCCACCAGAGGCGCAACGCCGCCCGCAAGATGGAGAAGATGCGCGAGAAG AGGAAGGCCAAATACTCGGAGAACAAAGTGAAGACGCTGAAAGCGCGCAACGAGTACCTGCTGACTCTGGAGGCCACCAACGCCGCCGTCTTCAAGTACTACATCCACGACCTGCCCGACATCATCGAC TGCTGCGACCTGGGCTACCACTCCAGTCTGAGCCGGGCGCTGAGGACGTACCTGTCGGCCGAACTCAGCCTGGAGGCGTCCAGGCGCGCCGGTCTGGAGGTCCTGGAAGGCGCCGTGGAGGGTCTGGACCCCGCCCGGGACCGCCAACGTCTGCTGGGCCTCTACCCCAGCGCCTTCTGTCCGCCGCCCCGCTTCAGCTTCCAAGCCCACATGGGCGACACG GTGAGCCAGATCGCCTCCCAGCCGCAGGTGCAGGCGGAACTCACCTTGCGCCTCACGCAGCTGCAGACCCGCCTGGCGTCGCTTCAAATAGAGAACGAAGAG GTGAAGAAGACGTGGGGCGCCACGCTGAGCGCCCTTCAGGACATGACGGTGCTGGACGACTACGACGTCTCGCAGAGCTTCACCCACAGTCCGTCGTCCGAGTCGGTCAAGTCCAGCGTGTCGGACGGCTACCTGAACAAACCCAGCCTGGCCAAGAGGCGAGCCAACCAGCAGGAGACGGAACTCTTCTACTTCACC AAATTCCGAGAGTACCTGGAGGGGAGCAACCTGGTGTCCAAGCTCCAAGCCAAACACGACGTCCTCAAGAAAGCCATAGCCGAAG GTTACAGGGCCGAGCTGCTCACCACCAG TCGCGGGCGCAAGAACTCGCACAGCAAGCACCAG GACTCGAGCAAAGCCATCCCTCTGCTGGTGGAGAGCTGCGTGCGCTACATCAACCTCCACG GTCTCCAACACCAAGGCATATTCCGGGTGTCCGGTTCTCAAGTGGAGGTCAACGACATCAAGAACTCCTTCGAGAGAG GTGACGACCCGCTGATTGACGAGGAAAGCAACCGCGACATCAACTCGGTGGCCGGCGTCTTAAAGCTGTACTTCCGCGGCCTGGAGAACCCGCTCTTCCCCAGCGACAGGTTCAACGACCTCATCGCCTGCGTCC GTATGGAGAACCTCTACGAGCGAGCCCAGTGCATCCAAAAGATCCTGGTGGGGGTCCCGAGGGCCACGCTGGTGGTGATGCGCTACCTCTTCGCCTTCCTCAACCA CCTGTCCAAGTACAGCGACGAGAACATGATGGACGCCGGGAACCTGGCTATCGTCTTCGGGCCGACTCTGCTGCCCACCCCGGACTCTCTGGACCAGGTGGCCTGCCAGGCCCACGTCAACGAGGTGATCAAGACGGTCATCCTGCACCACGACAACATTTTCCCCGACGCCAAGGAGCTGCCGGGGCCGCTCTACGAGACCTGCATGACCGGCGAGCAGTACTG CGAGAGTCCTTTCAGCGAGCCGGGAGCTCTGGAGGAGACGGAGCCGGACGCCGGCACCGAGACCCAGACGAGCGACGAGG AGGGCGAGGCGGTCGAGGCGGTGGCCAGGTTCGACTACGTGGGGCGCTCTGGCCGCGAGCTGTCTTTCCAAAAGGGGGCCACGCTGCTGCTCTACCAGCGCGCCTCACACGACTGGTGGGAGGGGCGCCACAACGGCAAGCGCGGCCTGGTGCCGCATCAGTACGTCGCGGTCAAGGACAG GGGTGACGCCACGTCAGACGCCATGAGCCAAAAAGCCGACAGCGACGgcgggagcagcagcagcaccaccgaGGACAAGAGGTCCATCCGAGACCTGCGCTCGCCCACCGACGTGCGAGTGCCCGAGTCGTACCACAG TCACAGGAGGAAGCGAACCGAGGGTCTATTCCGACGCCCGCTGGGCCGCTCCGCCGACTGCCACGGCAACGGGGCGGTGATGGAGCGCGGCTCGCCCCCGGTGACGGGTCACTTCAGCCCCCGGGACCTGCTGCTGGGGCGCGGCCAGGGCccgacgccgccgccgccgccggacAGCCccgagcgccgccgccgctcggcCGGCGTGACCGTCGCCCGGCGCGATTCGCTGCGGCGTCCCGAGGACACGCCCGTCCGCCGGGCGAGCGGCAGCCTGCACGGCAGCAGCCTGCACGGCGGCAGCCTGCACAGCGGCAGCCTGCACGGCTTTGACTCGCATCGCACCAGAGCCGCCGACAGCGGCACGCTGGCTCAG GATATCGAGGAGACGGTGAGCGTGGTCCTGGGGGACTACCGGCTGCTGGAGCGTCAGGCCCGCAGGCCGGCTCCGGACGTGGTCCTGGACACCCTGGAACAGGTGAAGAACGGCCCACCGGGCCCCTGCTCCTCCGAGTCGCCGAGCCCCCACAGCACGCCCAGCACGCCCGGCACCCCCGGCACCCCGGGGACCCCCGGCACGCCGAGCCCGCTCGGGCCCCTCAGTCCCGTCAGCCCTCTGCCGGGCCCCCCGCCCAGGCCGGCCGACCCGTCTCCGGAAGCCTTCAAGGCCGTGTCGGCGGGCGCTCGGACGGGGGTCCCGCCTCGGCCCCCCGCCCTGAGGCCCAAACCGGCCGTGCTGCCCAAGAGCAGCACGCCGCCTCTccccccgccgccgcccgccGACAAATCCTGCACCATGTGA
- the c23h12orf66 gene encoding KICSTOR complex protein C12orf66 homolog — MAMADPAAEEELLRPVPREQAILESFFTQLGMFSFDRAKDYVEKEKDNSSRSSGAVWAALLAALAHLAAAEKAYHNMTFLGQKMGSQSFFSRKDSTRTIYTSLHNELRKVMTSGRHVQRQQQQHQQQQQQQQQQQASPYLEDLLCHLAEQLCHFAQARVEMADLYEKMHALAGQKNVNGEALVPALDAVMHKYSSKFHHPILGRVEESFQTEVEVVTQLLRCQAQVSEWRFLPALLSLHGAAAKLTAWGQLFQRQKETRKHLFGGQSQRSVQPPHLYAWLQRFQAALLAKFSFYFHEALSRQSAPADMRALTARAAPDYHGKICSFARKHDAASVSLVFNNRGSESFRGHGYHHPRSYREAPKGVEQFPAVVSLPTGERPLAHWPNVVMMMGDRAAELAAPDKVVHFYDDKVQSTYYLARPEPYFTLVVILDGRKSERDLGVVAFLQEICGSLRNSKPFAGLKPGSKA; from the exons ATGGCGATGGCTGACCCGGCGGCCGAGGAGGAGCTGCTCCGGCCGGTGCCCCGCGAGCAGGCCATCCTGGAGAGCTTCTTCACGCAGCTCGGCATGTTCTCCTTCGACCGCGCCAAGGACTACGTGGAGAAGGAGAAAGACAACAGCAGCCGGAGCTCCGGGGCCGTCTGGGCCGCGCTGCTGGCCGCCCTGGCTCACCTGGCCGCCGCCGAGAAGGCTTACCATAACATGACCTTCCTGGGACAGAAAATGG GAAGTCAGTCCTTCTTCAGCCGCAAGGACTCGACGCGCACCATCTACACGTCTCTGCACAATGAACTGCGCAAGGTGATGACGTCGGGGCGGCACgtgcagcggcagcagcagcagcaccagcagcagcagcagcagcagcagcagcagcaggcctCGCCGTACCTGGAGGACCTGCTGTGTCACTTGGCCGAGCAGCTGTGCCACTTTGCGCAGGCCCGCGTGGAAATGGCCGACCTCTACGAGAAGATGCACGCGCTGGCCGGACAGAAGAACGTCAACGGCGAGGCGCTGGTGCCTGCCCTGGATGCCGTGATGCACAAGTACAGCTCCAA GTTCCACCACCCCATCCTGGGCCGCGTGGAGGAGAGCTTCCAGACAGAGGTGGAGGTGGTCACGCAGCTCCTGCGCTGCCAGGCGCAGGTGTCGGAGTGGCGCTTCCTGCCAGCGCTGCTCAGCCTGCACGGCGCCGCCGCCAAACTGACGGCGTGGGGCCAGCTCTTCCAGCGGCAGAAGGAGACCCGCAAGCATCTCTTTGGAGGCCAGTCCCAGCGGAGCGTCCAGCCGCCGCACCTGTACGCCTGGCTCCAGCGCTTCCAGGCCGCCCTCCTGGCCAAGTTCAGCTTCTACTTCCACGAGGCGCTGAGCCGCCAGAGCGCGCCGGCCGACATGCGGGCGCTGACGGCCCGCGCCGCGCCCGACTACCACGGCAAGATCTGCTCCTTTGCGCGCAAGCACGACGCCGCCAGCGTCTCGCTGGTCTTCAACAACCGCGGCTCGGAGAGCTTCCGGGGCCACGGCTACCACCACCCGCGCTCCTACCGCGAGGCCCCCAAGGGCGTGGAGCAGTTCCCCGCCGTGGTGTCGCTGCCCACGGGCGAGCGCCCGCTGGCGCACTGGCCCAacgtggtgatgatgatgggcgACCGCGCCGCCGAGCTGGCCGCGCCCGACAAGGTGGTGCACTTCTACGACGACAAGGTCCAGAGCACCTACTACCTGGCCCGGCCCGAGCCGTACTTCACCCTGGTGGTCATCCTGGACGGCAGGAAGTCCGAGCGGGACCTGGGCGTGGTGGCCTTCCTGCAGGAGATCTGCGGCTCGCTGCGCAACTCCAAACCCTTCGCCGGCCTCAAGCCGGGCTCCAAGGCATGA